The DNA region AAGCACTGGGTATATAAGCACTTCTTGTTATCCATGCACAGATCCTCCTTGTTTTTCTTGGTATCAATTTTAAATGCAAAAGCTTCatttaggaataataataataataaagcggACTTCTGTAAGGTGCATAAATTAGGCAAATCAATCTTTTCATTCAGACAGATAAGGGTCACTATTTTGTAGTGGGCTGTTTAGTGATACGCCTGTGCCTTCAAGGcagtttttgactcctggagACTTCCTAGACTAGtctctacagttttcttggcaagattttgtagACCAATTTGCCATTGCCCTCCTTTTAGGGTTGAGCAAAAATAATTCGCCTAATGCTATCCAGCATGcctaagactagaactcacagcctcccagtttctagctgatgccttaaccactactaaACCACATTGGCTGTCAGAGATTAGTCGTAGGAGAAGGCAAAGAACtgcacaatataaataaatatattctagtTCAAACTGCAGATATAGAATATTTGAAGAGATTTAGGTAGTAGAAACAGTTTTTTAAATAGAAACTGGAAATCCAACGAATCTGAAGCCTGTATATGTTTCTGCCTAAAAGTAACACTGCACTAAAAGACATAACATGCAGCTTAAGAGAGACATACGCTTACCTATTAGAAATTTAAAAGCTGGCGATGCTTCAGAACCTAGGACTTTTATTTTACTGAAGATGGGGAATGTCACTCCATAATTCGATTTAGCAAAATAAATGATCTCGTCGTTCAGACCTGGCTCCATTTGCCCAAACTGATTGCAAGGAAAGGCCAGCACAGTGAAATGGGATGATCCAAACTCTCGCTGGAGTTCCTGCAGCATGATGTAATTTTTTTCTGTGTGCGGACAGTAACTAGCCACGTTTACAACCAGGGCTGCCTTGAGACaaaatagaaaattagaaaagAAGTTAAAAAAGAACGCTGATCAGATCGCTGCTGATAAATATCTTCCTGTCTCATTTATCTTggttatttatcatttatcaatGCAGAAACGTCTAGTGTTCAGATCAGTTTTACTatttgaaaaatagaaagaatttaAATCATAGGTATTAAGTAAAAGAAAACCATACAATTCAGACAAAGCAAAGCACTTTTTAGGTCACATTAGTTTATGTGAAgggggatgcgatggctcagtggctaagacgctgagtttatcGATCAgaaataggtataggtataggtattttatttgtatgccgcccttttccctggggggactcagggcggctcacagttcaaagggagggaggacaaaccaagttaaacacataagacaatacattgttaaaagcacaacattcatacaattcgggtggggttaaggtctttagccccaggcctgtcgggacagccaggtttaagggctatgcggaaggtctggagggtggtgagggtacgaatctccatggggagttcgttccatagggtcggagctgccaccgagaaggctctcctccgcatggttgccagtcgacattgaccggctgatggaactcggaggaggcctaatctatgggatctaattggtcgagtggaggtaattggcagtaggcggtctctcaagtacccagatccaataccatgcagggctttgtaggtgacaagtagcaccttgaagcgcacccggagatcgacaggtagccagtgcagcttgcggaggataggtgttgtgtgggtgaaatgaggtgcacccacgatcgctcgcgcggccgcattctggactagctgaagtcgccggatactcttcaagggcagccccatgtagagcacattgcagtactccagcctagaggtcacaagggcacgagtgactgttgtgagagcctcccggttcaaggtcatcagttcagcggttcgaatccctagttgagctcccattacttgtcccagcttctgccaacctagcagttcaagagcacataaaaaatgcaagtagaaaaaaatagagaccactttggtggaaaggtaacagtgttccatgctcctttggggtttagtcatgccggccacattaccacagagacttcttcggacagtactggctttttggctttgaaacagagataagcacctccccctggagtcgggaacgactagaacatatatgcgaggggaacctttacctttttagtttATGTGAATTTATGAAACAACTTTCTCCCACTGAAATAAAAGTTTGCCTTGCATTACAAGCATTAAGAACAATCTAACTTCAATTGTTCAAATGAATGTATACATTTAAGCACCAAATTCAAAAATTCAGCAGTGGTTCACTACCAAAACACACACCTACTGACTATGCTTACATTTGCAGTCTTTATAATGAAATAAAGAACAATATGAGAAAGTCCATTTTTGCAGGGAATACTCCTGGTCCCTAAAATCAGATAGTGGAAAAAATGAACTACTGAACTTTTCAGTTGATCTCAGCAAGTATTACATTTTAACTTCAGTACCTTAGATTTCCCTTTCCAAATATTCCTAATGTGCTACTATTGCGCAGAAAAAATACAGCAGCCAGACTGcctaaccatttttttaaaaaaaacaattgaaattACTTACTTTGCCTCGGAATCTCTCCAAGGAAATGGTTCTTCCTTTCCAATCCTCCACTTCAAAGGAATAAAAGTCTTTTTTTCTGGGTTTTAAGAACTTGAGCTGCAGCAGGGCCAGCAAGGCTGTGCATAACACcatagaaatgaaaataatgaaaaccTTGTTTTTCAGCTTTGAGCTTTTTAGCGTAAGCGTTGCTAGGGGCAGAGACGGCTCCATTTTGGAGAATTTTTTAGGGGAAGTTTCAGCAGGCCTGGAATGTGAGGAGGAGCTGAAGCCCAGCCACAGAAGGCTGGGTTTGGAAGAAAGCTGaggtagggaggaagggagagagagaggagactgTATTGTCTGGCtgaatttttcattttgttttgctgtTCAAATCTGATTGTATAAGAGGCTCTTAAAGTTGGGATGCTATTTGTAAAGTATCTACACCagagtttctcaatcttggcaactttaagatgggtggacttcgactcccaggcatggctggctggggaattttggaacttggtccacccatcttaaagctgccaaactTGAGAAATACTGAACCACACAATCGTATCAGGACATTTTAACAGATGTCCCTTTGGGCCCATTGCCCTAGCACCACTAAAAACCCTACATTTAAAAATACATCAGCTTTCTCCAATCTGGAGCTGTCCAGATACTGTACAAGTGTTTAGAAGTTCTCATAAACTCCCAATCATCCAGCTAATTGAACATAACGGGAATTGATGTGCTATACATCCTATgatcatgatggcaaacctacggcaTGCGTGCCctaagtggcacgtggagccatgtcacctggaaTGTGTGTTGAAGAAGCCCATTCCCTTttggggtttctggcatgcatgtgcgtgcgatGATTAGCTGGCTTTCGTGTTTGCGGCAgtgtcagaaactggaagagctggtcttccgttttccggcGTGAGCTGATTGTCATGCATATGTGCATCAGTAACTGGGAGACTAGCTGGCTGGAATGTATGTGCGCGCCTGAAACCAGAAGTTTATTTTCCAGCACGCACATGTCCCCTGggctgttcctcttccgggttgcggCCCTGACGAGCGCAcacgctcccttttcggcactcggtgccgaaaaggtttgccatgacTGTCCTATTGGCTGGGAAAAGTTATAAAACATTGTAGATTAGTTGTTCGCTGTTGGTGATAGTCCCACTAATATGATGAATCCTTCAGTGCAACAGATAGTCTTTTatttacaatcatttatttatcaaacgTTTGAACATACAAGGACACTGACAAAAATAACGTACAAATGTTACTTGCGCTGATGACTGTTCCAGCatccttgcagtcatgtgactgtgattcTGGCACCCTGGCAAGGGGCTCATACGAGAACAGTCACGTGATTGCCGTTTGCCAccctcccagccagcttctgaacagcaaagtcaatggtgaagccgGCTGTCTGTTTAATAACCATTACaaatgtcataaaatcaagtGCGGTCAAGCAATGCTCAACAATGACCACACTGCTTAACAGTGAATTTTTGGAtcccaattatggtcgtaagttaaggactagcaatagcaatagcacttagacatatatatctCTTCACAGCGCTTTACAGCTTTCTCCAAggagtttatagagtcagcgtatttcccctaacaatctgggtcctcattttaccaacctcagaaggatggaagactgagtcatcaaccttgagcccagtgagattcgaactgccaaattgcaggcagctggcagtcagcagaagtaggctacaatactacattctaaccactgtgccaccatggcattATTTACTACATGTAAGTAATCggcatttttcaaacttagcagCCTTAACAACTATAAACATTAGTTGCCAGAATTCCTTAGTCAACGTTGAagtcacacattttaaagttgctaagtttgaaaaatactgcaataaattcttttttctttcctttgttaaAATAGAAGCATTAATCCTTTGAAGTTTCCTGAGAGTTGTATGTACCCAATTGCCTTAGGAATAATATTCTAGGATTTTCATATTTACTGGAGATTTAAGGTGCTctctaatattgtatttttcccaTATCTAAAGACAGGTAGAACATAAATGGAGGGTCATCTCCAGCTTGGCTGGGATTGCAAAGCATAAATTAGCATCATCCATATCCTATGATAGCTTATTATAAATTGATTTATACAAGTGTTAGAATGccaacatttgcatttttttgtatGTTATGCAATGCACAGTTCGAACAAATCATtcttttgcatttaaaataggTTTACTTCTATTAGATAAAAATCACTTTCAgaaaacatattattttaaaatctatacATAAATGAATGGATATGAATTTTCAAGGGCTTTTTAAAACATGCAAATTAATGAGAAAGCAAGGTAGAAtaaatttgaaatggaaaaaaatgtgaaacacTAAAATTGAAAATGGCTGCTGGACTAGTTTTCTTATACCTTCCTCTTctgctcttatttatttttatatgttatgctttatcactttttattatttattaccctGATAGTTTTTATTAGCAAGTAGTATCTAAATGctgtaaataaaacaataaataattgtTTTATGATAATAACTTCCTTCCTGAGTGTTTTCTAGGTGCAATATGcataattatttttcctttattgcACAAAATTGCATTAAATCATATGAAGCCCAAATCACGCGACGTCATGGTACTTGCACTGAGATTGCAGTACTAACAAAGCAATGCTGGATAGGAAGTCTCCCATGTACAATAATTTTATCTACATGAAAGTAGATATTTTCATTACTTGAAAACTGCATCTgcctaaaataaacttttaaatgctatcattataataataataattagttaTTTCATGGTTGAAAACAGATTCTAAATTTGTTGTTATTTTGTTGAAAACAAAATCtaaaggatgcagattaccagctgtctgcaaggaatataaatccttccattccctcacTATCTtgtcagaggtgaagaagcttcttggatgagaagtgaaacatcttccaaagaaaaaacaacaattgcctcctgaaaaaacacctttgggacaaccatgacctggatgactgggaatctctatagacgtttagctatacaatttgggatgaacaccctttgaatggtgtgggagtaggaatggatttccagaagaaaaatggcagattacaggaaccaggaggactactcaggtgactctgaggacacaaataaacctccaagtgcttcaatgatcctttaaaaggatgcaggttaccagctgtctgcaaggaatataaatccttccattccctcactatcctgtcagagctgaagaagcttcttggatgagaagcgaaacgtcttccgaagaaaaaacaagaaagtccagttgactcctgaaaaagctcctttgggacaaccatgacctggatgactgagaatctctacagaatttTGTTGAAAACAGTTTCTAACCAAGAACTCCTATCTCTACTACACTTTAAAAGCTGCAGAAGGAAGAAGTTGGCTTTCCAAATGCTAGTTGTTAGTCGCCCAGTTTCCACAGGATGGCAGCAAACGTGCAACAGaaaccaagcagaacaaacatttcTGTGATGTCCCTTTTCCATCTCAGAAGACGAGCCTGACTGCGTGGGATCTGAATATTAGACATACACATTTTAGATCTGAATATGAGACACACTGAGATGCTGCCAAAGTGAAGAAAGCAGCCTTGGCTGCTTTCAAAAGTTGTTGCTAAATGATAATGTTTAATGTAACAACAGTGGAAGACAATTAAACAGTTGCCTCATAATCATATGAATATGTGTacaatgtaaatataaatgaAGAAAACTTGCATTTGGTTTTGTCCAGCCCTGACAGGTCTTTCTTCTGATGCAGCCCCAGACATGCTTCTTAAAGAGCATGGACAGTTTTGATTGGGAAGATGTTGATTGCTCCTGTACCAGAATAACCTGCCTATTGAATCTCAgtggatgttggaagaaataggtTGAGTGACTGAAATTGGGCATGTAATAGTATATCGGTGTTTCTCAACAACAATTGATGACCTCCTTTGCCAGTCCACAATAGAAAGCATCCTCACTTATTGCATCACAGCATGGCATgccgcagtggtgggttccagccagtacgccccagtacaggcataaAGGGAACAGCAGACACCATAacggaatggtgctttggagggtccacccgcccacccgcgttccttacctgtatttgagccaactgggccatttgcccACGCAGCATACGCGCTTGTGCGAAGCTCTTTCTAACAGCTGGTGTGTTGCAAGGCGGTGAATGCGCATGAGTGCGCAGTGCGCATGCACGTGGTGGACATCCAGCCTGGTCACAGCatactgaaacccaccactggcatgccaGTTTGACAGCCACGGGGGGTGGTTagcacagcacaaaacattgtGGGATGTCCCCtgataacaggggtgggttccagcagtcattactgctggttcgctcgtgggTGTGCTGTGTGCACGCTTCGTGGGTGTGCTGTGTGCACGcttcgtgcgcatgcgcagtgcaataaaaattgttttgtgcatgcacagaatcaaaaacaagatggcagcgcctaggGCGCTGCCTGtacaaccagtttgggggcgtggcaggcctgggtggaTGCTggctccagcgacccaggccgccaaaccactaccggttcggctgaaccggtccaaaccggtaggaacccatgaCTGCCCTGATATCACTAAATGAGATCGCTAGGGCTCGTTTCCTTAGAGGAGTGAGGAAAATCCTTCAAGACAATTCATAGCCTGATCAGCACTTCTTTACCCTCCTACCatcgggaaggagatatagaagcatagccatCCGCACAAACAAGCTGAAGAACAGTTTCTGtctgtgggctgtcagactcctgaatgcaaaataacatcataactatgta from Thamnophis elegans isolate rThaEle1 chromosome 3, rThaEle1.pri, whole genome shotgun sequence includes:
- the GPX8 gene encoding probable glutathione peroxidase 8; the encoded protein is MEPSLPLATLTLKSSKLKNKVFIIFISMVLCTALLALLQLKFLKPRKKDFYSFEVEDWKGRTISLERFRGKAALVVNVASYCPHTEKNYIMLQELQREFGSSHFTVLAFPCNQFGQMEPGLNDEIIYFAKSNYGVTFPIFSKIKVLGSEASPAFKFLIDASKKEPKWNFWKYLISPEGKVLKYLKPEEPIENIKQDIAALIREIIIKKREEL